One window of the Carassius auratus strain Wakin chromosome 20, ASM336829v1, whole genome shotgun sequence genome contains the following:
- the LOC113037918 gene encoding uncharacterized protein LOC113037918, which yields MNAQTLFANATVSRIQLSVDFSEPGHYILYAYHIIFSTSAVLLSGSVVIGILKTKHLRIQNRFMFMLSTSMSDVITGLSAYYSGLFDVQEGFPSRNGTYNILPSFLGINLLVFMFAQFDRYCAVCYPFIYERFVSRTVVICVCSYCWFHACVINQLVLNLIPGLIANQFFSYTVTLLQIVVLTNVGMTTKLFFVAKHQVARDPPSAERDSKAESIKIIIVVVISFLIFWYPTFINIIVKQVSKYGIYSKSDGTNPFLILARFNALSTSGLYIWGSPSLRTAVWRIGWYKVLPQCKRR from the coding sequence ATGAACGCCCAGACTCTCTTCGCAAACGCCACCGTTTCTCGCATCCAACTCTCTGTTGACTTCTCCGAACCTGGACACTACATCCTATATGCTTACCACATCATATTCTCCACAAGTGCGGTTCTGCTCTCAGGATCTGTAGTCATCGGGATCCTAAAAACGAAGCATCTACGAATTCAGAACAGATTCATGTTTATGCTGAGCACAAGCATGAGTGACGTTATTACGGGCCTGTCCGCTTATTACTCGGGTCTTTTTGACGTTCAAGAGGGATTCCCATCCAGAAACGGAACTTACAATATTTTACCGTCTTTCCTCGGTATAAACCTTTTAGTCTTCATGTTTGCCCAGTTTGATAGATACTGCGCCGTGTGTTATCCTTTCATCTACGAGCGCTTCGTCTCACGCACTGTAGTCATTTGTGTCTGTTCGTACTGCTGGTTCCACGCTTGCGTTATTAACCAGCTCGTGCTGAATTTGATCCCAGGTTTAATAGCAAACCAGTTTTTTTCATACACCGTCACCTTGTTACAAATTGTCGTGTTGACAAATGTGGGGATGACGACTAAACTGTTCTTCGTTGCCAAACATCAAGTTGCACGAGACCCGCCAAGTGCGGAGAGGGACAGCAAGGCAGAGTCTATAAAGATTATAATAGTCGTCGTTATTAGTTTTTTAATCTTCTGGTACCCTACTTTTATAAACATAATTGTAAAGCAAGTTTCTAAATACGGCATTTATTCTAAAAGCGACGGCACGAACCCGTTTTTAATACTGGCTCGTTTCAATGCACTGTCTACTTCGGGGCTATACATTTGGGGAAGTCCGTCTTTACGCACTGCTGTGTGGCGCATCGGTTGGTACAAGGTCTTACCACAGTGCAAAAGAAGGTGA